CTAAAGAGTCAGCAATATGGTTGGTTGCACCCGAATCAACATACCATCCAACATCATCACCAAAATCAGGTACAAATTGAGCAAGAAAGGCCTGAGGATCATAATCGAGGGACTGTTCAGTGAGGTTGGCTTGAGGTTGAGCAATTGAAGCCTTTGGTGTGATCCAATTTCTATCAAACCGATAGTGGCAGGTGACAACAGTATGcccaaatttcatgcaaactTGACATAAAGGTCTGTTATTGTTGGTAGGTCGAGGTCCATTGTCACGGTTTGAGAATCTTGATGAATTTTTAGCACCTTGTCCCCTCCCTGAGCCATTAAAGGGTTTGTACTGACACTGACCATTCCTTGTACCAATAGTAAGATTTGCTGTCATTTTTGCCGAGAGATCCAAGACAGCAGAGTGTCTTTCAAGTCTTGACTCATGGGACATCAAGAGAGCTTGGACTTCTATTATATTTGTTTAAAAATTGATCGATGTTAATGCAGAAAATCATATACAAATTTCATGAAAATCAATGATGaagaattgttttttttttttctaaaagaaaagaaataaaatttcaaattctATTACGAAAGAAGAGCTCTTACCAATATTGACACCGAAACTGAAGTTCAGAGActaagatttattttattttttattatttttttcaataaccTCACTAAAATTTTGCCGATCGCGCTTTGTTATGGCCTTTTTTGTTTCTTATTGAAGGTTAACGGTAACGTTAAacttttgtttatttttcttaaaaaaaaaataaacgttaaaaaaatttgttaaaccaagaattgtcgttaaataattacttttaatatataaagatatgatatagaattatatataatttactactaaattatacacctaataattattaatgttAACAATATCTGGCTAAGCCTCTCCACCTAAGTTACatccaaaataataataaaagaaaaaaggcaCATGAATTTGAATATTACATATAGGGTATATAGTAATTTTTAGTCAATTATGAGAATTATAaagtaaaatattttctaatttcatgATCGGCTTCTCTCATTCAGCATCTTAAGTCCAACATATCTGCATGAAAACAACAAGGAAAAGTAATATTGCATAAATACATTCAAGTGTATGCATGATCAACAACCTAATTTATTTGGACTTttcatttttccaaaaaaaaaaagaaaaattaataataataatatatatataggttatTAAAGTTAATACATTTGATAttgatgataatttttttattagtaatgttttgtaatattttagttttatataaaatattaattttagcataaaaatctaattaaatgataaacatttAGCAGAATGatattatgataaaattaaGTGCTCATATAAATTATGTTttagatatatacatatttataaattattgtgcatagttatatttttaattcttttaaaattgttaagaattttatatatttattaaattaaataaaaaacataacttaaaaattgtaataaccaaaattcaataaaatatttttgtttggtacaaataattaaagaaattttgacaataattaaagaaattttgacaaaattaaaaaattcaagaatatatgttgtatttatttaaaagattataACTACGTAAGCAAGAATCattaattacacatattaaaactatgtaatattaattttacaaaAGTGAAAGAAATAGTAATCTATAAATAGTCTCTAAGTGCAACACCACATTTATTTCTAAACAAtatgagatttttttaaaatagctCACTATAGAGTGAaatcaataaaattttataaaattaaataaataatgttaaaaatgtgaaaaaaaaaaataaattgaaatataacTCATAGAATGCACCATGTCACCGTCCTATATTTGttttttatatagatatataaataaatgatctataaatatataaaagatagatatatagattattatttttttaccatATTAATTATagacattttaaaatttaaaattatattggattttttctaaaatataattattcagGGTAAATATCtttttagaatttatattttgtaaaagttatcaattaaaccttatatttttaaaatgataacAATAGACACTGAACACAATTTTtgtcctttttttttaatataaaaccTGAAACCAATTTCTAAcatgaacagatacaaaaaaatgTAACTAAAATGATCATAACAGCATCATGTCATATTAGTATTAGTTTTAATTCGACAAAATTAAGCTGATCAGTATctattttgtataattttaaaaaatataaggtctgtatattatttaacaaaatagaaggcccaattgtaatttttataaaatacaaaatcttATATAGTATGTACCATAcctttcatttaatgatttattaacacaaaatatgaaaaataaaattttataaaaaatttcatgCCATCATTTATCCCATATATTTATACGAAAATTATACAATGCACCTCTTAAAAGGAAAGTACTGATGTagtcctatttttttttttttttttattttttgcatcTAAGAAACTTTTTtagtttaacttttttttatggTCGTGTACATTATAATTATTGAAGATAgttctgtaaaattttaaaaaattcagaaaATTTAACATGCCAAAAATAGAGTTCAAATTGTCTGTTACACGCATGACTCTTTTATTCTATATGCGTATAAAATAGACTTTTTGAATATTGCTttctataatttaaattattctaaatttcttaaaattttgcaaaatatcttacataattataacgtacacgattataaaaaaaattagatttaatttttttttttctaattgtcGAAATAATTAGGATGCATTCATGCATACActcatttatttatatttatatatataaataaatatataacttACCGGCCAATCATCATTATTGTGGCTTGAGGATTGGTTCCTGGAGAGGCATTGAAAGTTGAGCTATCTACAACACGAAGTGAATCTATCCCAAACACTTTGAAATCACCATCCACAACCTTCCCCACTACACACCCCCCATGATAATGCCAAAAGCTAGTAACCGAGTTTCGACAAAACGCTTCCATCGACGAATCATCTGTGTGGTTCGCCGGCACAGGAGCCCCCAAGAACATGAAATCCCTAGCTCCATTATAGTCAGTGTACTTAAATCGATCCAATGACCGACTCTTCAGCAAATCCCCTATCTTTCTCGTTGCCCTAACACAACGAGAGAGATCAGTCGGatcagaaaaataattaaacctaaCACGTGGTGTGGCTTCAGCATCAATTGCTGAAGCCAACCAGAGCGAACCTTGGGACAAGGGCCCCACGATTTTTTCGACAATGCTTGCTAGACTCAATTGTGGTGGAGATAATGGGGTGGAGTAGAAGCTAAATGGTAATGAAATTGGAGCAAATGGCAAGCTATAAGAGACAGTCTCTATGTAATAATCAGTAGTGATTCCAACAACTTGGGCTGTGGAAGTATCGAAAGGAAATGGGATTATGAGATTAATGTTGTTACGTGGATTATCAGCCATGAATTTTCCAACATTGGGTTGGGGTAAGAGTATGGGAATAAATTGTGATGAGAGGTCTGAATGTGGACCAATTCCACTAAGTAGCAAAATTTGAGGGCTTCCGAGTGGACCTGCACTTAGTATTACTTCTCCTTTGTTGCGTATTATTGCCTTGTGAAACATTCCTCTTGCATCTGTGTATACAACTCCCACAGCAGCTGGTTCTGTTTATtgaaaacaataattaaaaaagatacttattatatattaatgtcacactaatatatatagttaatttttaggggttttttcatttttaaactctaaaacaatttttttttataattttatgaaattctacatagaaactcatTGCAATTAGCGTTGCAATCTaatttgcaacaaaaaatcgtatagaaacccctattgcaactagcgctgcaaccactttagaaacgcgaaccgtaaatttaaaaaaaaagttaaaaaaaataatatattaggtaattctcttaatttttatATGCTACAATTGTGTTCTATTATTAATATTTCATAATCGATCAGAATACTTGTACAATATAATTTTGATCAGCTTTACAATAACAACATTTTTAATGTTGGTAAGTAAGAACTTAGGAGAGAATATTTAAATGGAAGaagtaatatattatattttaaaataatcggATTACATCTTTATTTATAGGATTTTATGGACTAATTTATAAACATTAAATGTTTTTGTTAGGTGCCtaaattttaagaatataacagGGCCTGGCCTAaatcaaatatatatgtaaGGGATGAGCCAACTTTTCTAACcagaaaaatattcttaattttcttatttaaaactCTTATTATAACCTAGAACGGTTTAAATAATGTAGATGTAATTGAGTCAAAacatttatatatgttgtacTATAAATATGGATcttattttgttaaaaaaaatcatattaatgaaattaagttatatatatttatgtaaactGAACTTATAACATACTTGACATTGTAGAGGAGAACATAATCTTCTTGACAGTGGCATGAACAGCAATTCTTAAATTTTTGAGGTCTCCTTTATTAAGCAACTCTACAGCTCCATGTCTTCTTCCCATATCATCAAAAATCGAACCAGATTGTTTAGCTCCAACCTTATGTTCTAAAGTGACTCCATTGTCAGGACCAACACCAACTTCTAAAAAAGCTTCTTTCACCACACTTTGCCAAACTGACAAATTCGAACTCGGAAAAACTATACTCTCTTCCACCCACTCATAAGCTTTCTCAACCTCTTCATAATCCCATTCCACACCGGATTTCGAAAGAAATTCACTATCGGCTCTAGAATAGAATCCCGCGTTTATCATGCTTGTCCCTCCCAAAACCCTACCTCTGACATTTTCAACGCCATCCTCTGAAGTGAACCTTTGAGCTGGCGTATCGCCATTAATATTGTCTTGTTGTTGGAGATTAGCTAGAAAGCCTGAGGCTTTCAAGACATTAGGGTAAGCATTAGGAATGTTGCCTCTTTCGAGGACAAGAACTGAGTACTTTTCTGATAGAGTCGCGGCCAATGGACACCCCGCTGTCCCTCCTCCAATCACGATGTAGTCGTATTCTTCTAATGGTGGCATGTCAGTTGCATTGTATACCGATTTCATGTAACTAAAATCTGTTTATTGAAACAATAATGAAGGGTACGTAAGACATTTATTTTCGCCTTATGATATAGTACTTTTCGATATTCAGTAACTCCTGTTAAAAAGTAATTACAAAAATCTAAACAACCAATTAATATatgcattatatatatataaaaaaaaatatattaacgtACCATAATCAGATGCATGTACATGCAATTGGTCAAGAAATATTGTGAAAATGATTAGAAGAAGAGATAGAGAAACTAATAGCGTCATTCTTATATATTCTCTCTAtctctatatatgtatatatatttattttgaagaAATGTTCACGTAAAAATAAGGATTGCTTACTTTGTATTTATAGTAATATTGTGGTTGGTTGgttattatgattattaattaattcaatggattttttttttttttttgttataagaTAATATTTATGTTAAAGTCAGTCTCTTGAGGATTACGTTTCATTTTCTTGTTTTGACTACAGTGGAGAGATTAGTGAACTTTGTTTAGCTGAAGTAGTTTAACAGTTTTGTTAGTTGCATAATTATCTGACTTATTTATATCAtataaactattatattaaaaaacatTCCAGTTTTCCTTGAAAAAGAATTAAGAATAACAATTACAACTAAAAAAATCTCCATTTTTGACAAAGTACAATTTTGCAGTACAATATAATATAAGATCATTTGAATATAGGTGGGCAAGTATATATCTATCAGTACAGAAATTATTGAGTATTGTTACCAGGTAAGGTATTAGTGTTTAGCAGGTATTATATAttctataattagttaggaattttttaataatttttattaagatAAAATTAATAGAATCTCACGCGAATTACGTAATAATAGCGATATTATACTTTATAAGAGTATTTTtagcatttttcaaaaaaaaatactaaaagacATTAGTGGTGCCTAAAATACACATCTTCATTGTCATATCATTATTCGTGTAATTAAGTATTGGATTTATATAACTtaacataataatttttaaagaatattgTTAACCAATTATAAAGTATCAGCTGCGGAATAACAAATTCTCTTCTCGGAATTTTTAGACCTAGTACAATTAGTACACGTGTACTATCTTAATTGGTGAGTAAATTTAAATGAACAAACTAACTGACTCATGAGTACTTGTGAATTACCAACTACCAAGCCGCAATTAAAATTGATCGTATTCATACTCAAATTTGGAGATAAGGCTTAATTAATTTCACCACCCAAACCAACAAAGATCAGCCACCTGCTTCCACTTTAACCAACAAACATCAAAGAATGTCTCAACAGTACTTAAATGTAGTTACTCATCATGACTTTCtgatatcatatatatatatacaccaattaagtatatatatatataaatggctTAATTTCTTCCAATATttggtatgtatatatatcttcTCAACTACCACAACTCTCCACCAGACACAACTAGGATGTGTCGAATCTAATCCCAATTATATGgttaattatatgtttcacaTCATTgtgatatgattattattattaattagtctATCTTTtcataaaaacatatatatacttatGTTATTTGGTTTGGTTGCCACAAAATTAGCATTGTGATTTTCGTCTGTGCCTTTACTTCTAAGCCCTTTAACCAAAACTCCACaccttatatatttatatataaatatatatatatatatatatatattgctccACTATGGcctatatatagatattataactttttttttcttatattataATGTGACCATTaattatacataatatatataaccaTATAACTTATTTGAATAGTTTTTAGtgtaaaacaaaaaagaaaaaaaaattatagaaaataagataaaataaatataggGATCGATCTCAATGCAGTACAATGTCATCATTCTATAGAACATTACTTAtagtaacatatatataaatatatagatatatatagagtCAATATAGTGTTGTGTTATATAAATAGGACAAAACTTGTTTGAGATTATACGTGACTTGCCATCACTTTAAAGTTTACTTTAAGCTAAAACTTTCATATTAATTATTGTGGCAAAGTTTACCTTAATTTATGCATTAACCCtacatatttttaattgttgtttgcttgctaataaaattgaagattatataaataaactaGCAATgtcattaaattaaattatttcacCATAAGGATTAGTTAGAGAACACAGAGATCAAACACAAACAATgtgaatttatataatttacttttacatatatatatatatattatatatgtgtaacaaaataatacaaCAAATTAGAGGgctcttattttaattttttgtccaTATACACACTTTGGTTAGATATCATTTAGGTATGAATACATATCTCTTAACAAAAGTTCTCCCCCTATCATTTAGGTATAGAATACGTATCTCTGAACAAAAGTTCTCCTCCCATGCATGCCATTAAATGTGCCTGAAGAAAAAGAGCAAAACAAACAAAGCATATCCGAAAATAAATTAGCGCTGCTCCTCTAAACTGCAACGAAAAACaccatcaaattttaaattaacacaatctaattaaatattgaattcCGCTAAAATATTTATTACGAGAGTTTCatattatactattattattattattattattattattattattattatctcaaaaataaataaatgacaagaTATAATTAAT
This Cannabis sativa cultivar Pink pepper isolate KNU-18-1 chromosome 6, ASM2916894v1, whole genome shotgun sequence DNA region includes the following protein-coding sequences:
- the LOC115694897 gene encoding (R)-mandelonitrile lyase 1-like: MTLLVSLSLLLIIFTIFLDQLHVHASDYDFSYMKSVYNATDMPPLEEYDYIVIGGGTAGCPLAATLSEKYSVLVLERGNIPNAYPNVLKASGFLANLQQQDNINGDTPAQRFTSEDGVENVRGRVLGGTSMINAGFYSRADSEFLSKSGVEWDYEEVEKAYEWVEESIVFPSSNLSVWQSVVKEAFLEVGVGPDNGVTLEHKVGAKQSGSIFDDMGRRHGAVELLNKGDLKNLRIAVHATVKKIMFSSTMSKPAAVGVVYTDARGMFHKAIIRNKGEVILSAGPLGSPQILLLSGIGPHSDLSSQFIPILLPQPNVGKFMADNPRNNINLIIPFPFDTSTAQVVGITTDYYIETVSYSLPFAPISLPFSFYSTPLSPPQLSLASIVEKIVGPLSQGSLWLASAIDAEATPRVRFNYFSDPTDLSRCVRATRKIGDLLKSRSLDRFKYTDYNGARDFMFLGAPVPANHTDDSSMEAFCRNSVTSFWHYHGGCVVGKVVDGDFKVFGIDSLRVVDSSTFNASPGTNPQATIMMIGRYVGLKMLNERSRS